A window of the Candidatus Nitrosotalea okcheonensis genome harbors these coding sequences:
- a CDS encoding zinc-binding dehydrogenase — protein sequence MKAAVFREIGREPSKLLKIEDIETPKIKPNEVLVRIESAAYNYDDLWALYGYPIKVPMPHISGSDAAGTVMEVGEDVTKFQTGDRVVIHPNLSCRVCNACNSGREYDCDDRLVWGYQTGPLWGGFSQYTHMPDTNLVKIPDNLSFKEAAAIAMVGMTSWHMLVGRAKIQPRQTVLVMGGASGIGMAAIQIAKIFNCTVIATAGSKEKIEKCYSLGADFVVNHRLDDWDRKIREITKRAGIDVVIEHIGKTHFPIEIRLLRKGGTLVSTGATTGYDSTIDLRYLFFKGINILGSTQGTKAELEEVVYWTSKGKIKPLIDTILPFGHVAKGLEMMKNGSHFGKILLAPQKI from the coding sequence ATGAAAGCTGCCGTGTTTCGTGAGATAGGTAGAGAACCTTCTAAACTTTTAAAGATTGAAGATATAGAGACTCCGAAGATAAAACCAAATGAGGTCTTGGTAAGAATAGAATCAGCTGCGTACAATTATGATGATCTCTGGGCACTCTATGGATATCCGATAAAGGTTCCAATGCCACACATTTCAGGTAGTGATGCGGCCGGTACTGTGATGGAAGTTGGAGAAGATGTCACAAAATTTCAGACTGGCGATAGGGTGGTCATACACCCAAATCTTAGCTGTAGGGTATGTAATGCATGCAATTCTGGAAGAGAATACGATTGTGACGATAGACTTGTTTGGGGATATCAAACAGGACCTCTGTGGGGAGGATTTTCACAGTATACCCATATGCCTGATACCAATCTTGTAAAGATTCCAGATAATCTCTCGTTTAAAGAAGCTGCTGCAATTGCCATGGTCGGTATGACATCATGGCATATGCTAGTTGGCAGGGCAAAGATCCAGCCTCGACAGACAGTTTTAGTCATGGGGGGAGCCAGCGGTATCGGCATGGCAGCAATCCAGATTGCAAAGATTTTCAATTGTACAGTTATTGCAACTGCAGGTAGCAAAGAAAAAATTGAAAAATGTTATTCGTTAGGAGCAGATTTTGTTGTCAATCATAGATTGGATGACTGGGACAGAAAGATTAGAGAGATTACTAAAAGAGCTGGAATCGATGTGGTAATTGAACACATAGGCAAGACCCATTTTCCGATAGAGATTAGGCTTCTAAGAAAAGGCGGTACTCTTGTATCTACAGGTGCTACCACGGGCTATGATTCTACAATAGATCTGAGATACCTTTTCTTCAAAGGCATAAACATTCTAGGTTCCACGCAAGGAACAAAGGCTGAGCTTGAGGAAGTAGTATATTGGACTAGTAAGGGGAAAATCAAGCCCCTAATAGATACAATTTTACCTTTTGGTCATGTTGCCAAAGGGCTTGAGATGATGAAAAATGGATCTCATTTTGGAAAGATACTCCTAGCCCCTCAAAAGATATGA
- a CDS encoding zinc-binding dehydrogenase: MKAVVYESYAPNDDYKSILKVKEINEPKAKPNEVIIKVKAAACNYNDIWGMRGKPVPVPLPHISGSDIAGDVVEVGNEVQNLKIGDRVVSHSNLSCRVCQACTDGREFDCTNRMVWGFQTGPLWGGFCEMTHLPEVNVAKIPEGVSYDEAAAASMTLLTSWHMLVSRAKIRPGQVVLIMGGGSGVGTFGIQIAKLYNCVVISTGSPDKLDKLKQLGVDYAVDHRKADWTKEVRQIAKPFGGIDITFDHIGQTHWNDQLTLLKYGGTLVTCGATTGYDAKTDLRHIFFKGTNILGSTQGTKAELEQGLYWMSKKKIKAIIDSEYIFENAAEAHTKMLIGKGLFGKILLKPS; encoded by the coding sequence GTGAAAGCAGTAGTATACGAATCATATGCACCAAATGATGACTACAAATCAATACTGAAAGTAAAAGAGATTAACGAACCAAAGGCAAAACCAAATGAAGTTATAATAAAAGTAAAAGCGGCCGCATGTAACTATAATGACATATGGGGAATGAGAGGAAAACCAGTTCCTGTTCCTCTACCGCATATTTCAGGCTCTGATATTGCAGGCGATGTAGTGGAAGTTGGTAATGAAGTACAAAACTTGAAGATTGGAGACAGGGTAGTGTCTCATTCTAACTTGTCGTGTAGAGTATGCCAAGCTTGTACCGATGGAAGAGAGTTTGACTGCACGAACAGAATGGTCTGGGGATTCCAGACAGGTCCATTGTGGGGAGGTTTTTGTGAAATGACACATCTTCCTGAAGTCAATGTTGCAAAGATTCCTGAAGGAGTAAGCTATGATGAAGCTGCAGCAGCATCCATGACATTACTTACATCCTGGCATATGCTAGTAAGTAGAGCAAAGATTCGCCCTGGTCAGGTAGTTCTTATCATGGGTGGAGGTTCTGGCGTAGGAACTTTTGGGATTCAAATTGCAAAACTATACAATTGTGTTGTAATTTCAACAGGAAGTCCAGATAAATTAGACAAATTAAAACAATTAGGAGTTGATTATGCAGTAGACCACAGAAAAGCAGATTGGACAAAGGAAGTAAGACAGATTGCAAAACCATTTGGCGGAATTGATATTACATTTGATCATATTGGTCAGACTCACTGGAATGATCAACTAACCTTGCTCAAATATGGTGGAACACTAGTGACTTGTGGAGCAACAACCGGTTATGATGCAAAGACTGATTTGCGTCATATCTTCTTTAAAGGAACTAACATCTTGGGTTCTACACAAGGAACAAAGGCAGAATTAGAACAAGGACTGTACTGGATGAGTAAAAAGAAAATTAAAGCAATCATAGATTCTGAATATATCTTTGAAAATGCCGCAGAAGCACATACTAAGATGCTTATCGGCAAGGGGTTGTTTGGAAAGATATTGTTAAAACCAAGCTGA
- a CDS encoding carbonic anhydrase yields MKSSDTVMKDSQFGTAINCIDGRVQSPVLNWLKERYSVSYVDTITAPGVNRILSETNIDKIEQLKSNVMVSINAHGSDIVAIAGHHGCAGNPVTKDEHLNHIRKASEIIKSWNLPVKVVGLWINENWEVELVS; encoded by the coding sequence ATGAAATCCTCGGATACAGTGATGAAGGATAGTCAGTTTGGTACTGCAATTAATTGTATAGACGGTAGAGTACAATCACCTGTTTTAAATTGGTTAAAGGAAAGATATTCTGTATCATATGTAGATACCATAACAGCGCCTGGGGTTAATAGGATACTTTCTGAGACAAACATAGACAAAATAGAACAATTAAAATCCAATGTCATGGTGTCGATAAATGCACATGGATCTGACATCGTGGCAATTGCAGGACATCATGGTTGTGCGGGTAACCCTGTCACAAAAGATGAGCATCTAAATCACATCAGAAAAGCATCAGAGATCATCAAGTCTTGGAATCTTCCAGTCAAAGTAGTTGGGCTTTGGATAAACGAGAACTGGGAAGTTGAATTGGTATCATGA
- a CDS encoding type II toxin-antitoxin system PemK/MazF family toxin, with translation MVQADPEYEDQKEQKVKPLLVISRPLFHQNSRFFISLGITTNQEKDPHLIPVTGKDTMFLLQERSQVMCKRIVTVSQSRIVRKLTEVTPNFYSVVMKKIRDDIIEF, from the coding sequence ATTGTTCAAGCAGATCCGGAATATGAGGATCAGAAAGAACAGAAGGTGAAGCCATTGCTAGTCATATCAAGGCCTCTTTTCCATCAAAACAGCCGCTTCTTTATTTCGCTTGGAATTACTACCAATCAGGAAAAGGATCCTCATCTCATTCCGGTGACTGGCAAGGACACAATGTTCCTCCTGCAAGAAAGATCACAGGTAATGTGCAAAAGAATCGTGACTGTATCTCAAAGCAGGATAGTCAGGAAATTAACTGAGGTAACACCCAACTTCTATTCAGTCGTTATGAAAAAGATAAGGGACGACATTATAGAATTCTGA
- a CDS encoding NAD(P)/FAD-dependent oxidoreductase, whose product MILQDWWFTTLLGIKEPIREPVRGQIKTDVLIVGAGAAGLAAALRLVGSGKKVVLIDKNICGGSSTGKSAGFLTPDSELELSQLLRKYGTKGAKDLWGVASKGVEIMVDNIKKHQIECDLQVQDCLFLGKGASGWKDVQDEVESREKLGYSSKVYRESEVPSVIGSNAYSGAIRYTGTYGVNALLYAQGIKQVLLDNGIEIYESSEVLSWEGHTVRTHLGSVTADKIIFCIDKPKPEITKYHESVYHAQTFLSISEPLGDDDIAKLFPQGPLQCWDSDLVYTYFRLTGTKRLLVGGGNMLTTYAKNDTTAPRVIDHVINELKEKIPVIRPLRFIQYWQGRIDMTRDLIPTVLVDPEHPWTHFVLGCVGLPWATFCGDFAARNVLDDKELDSEKFYRYFSPTRKFFLPLWLEHILGKKIVFTVNNAWAKYRQKDPKAAESL is encoded by the coding sequence ATGATCTTACAAGATTGGTGGTTTACCACGTTATTAGGGATCAAGGAACCTATCAGAGAACCAGTAAGAGGTCAAATAAAAACAGATGTGTTGATAGTAGGTGCGGGAGCCGCGGGTCTTGCAGCTGCACTTCGTCTTGTTGGATCAGGAAAAAAAGTTGTGTTGATTGACAAGAATATTTGTGGCGGAAGCTCTACTGGCAAGAGTGCAGGTTTTCTAACTCCTGATAGTGAGCTTGAATTATCGCAATTGTTACGAAAGTACGGTACAAAGGGTGCCAAGGATTTGTGGGGGGTTGCTTCAAAAGGAGTTGAGATAATGGTAGATAACATCAAAAAACACCAGATAGAATGCGACCTACAAGTTCAGGACTGTCTATTTTTGGGAAAAGGTGCAAGTGGATGGAAGGATGTACAAGACGAGGTAGAGTCACGTGAGAAACTGGGTTATTCCAGTAAAGTATATCGAGAATCAGAGGTGCCATCCGTGATTGGATCAAATGCATATTCTGGGGCAATTCGATACACTGGAACATATGGAGTCAATGCCCTTTTGTATGCACAGGGAATCAAGCAGGTTCTTTTAGACAATGGTATAGAGATCTATGAATCATCGGAAGTGCTTTCTTGGGAGGGCCATACCGTTCGCACACATCTTGGCTCTGTAACTGCAGACAAGATCATTTTTTGTATAGACAAGCCAAAACCTGAGATTACAAAATATCATGAGAGTGTATACCATGCTCAGACTTTTCTTTCCATTAGTGAACCCTTGGGGGACGATGACATTGCAAAACTTTTCCCACAAGGACCTCTCCAATGCTGGGACTCGGACCTTGTCTACACTTATTTTCGTCTTACAGGTACAAAACGGCTACTAGTTGGTGGTGGAAACATGTTAACAACTTATGCAAAAAATGATACCACAGCACCTCGTGTCATAGATCATGTCATAAATGAACTAAAAGAGAAAATTCCAGTAATCCGACCTCTTAGATTTATCCAGTACTGGCAGGGACGCATAGACATGACTAGAGACCTTATTCCTACAGTGCTTGTAGACCCAGAGCATCCTTGGACTCATTTTGTTCTTGGTTGTGTTGGTCTTCCATGGGCTACCTTTTGTGGAGATTTTGCCGCACGAAATGTTCTTGATGACAAGGAATTAGATAGTGAAAAATTTTATAGATATTTTTCGCCGACAAGAAAGTTCTTCCTTCCATTGTGGCTGGAACATATTCTTGGCAAAAAAATTGTATTTACCGTAAACAATGCTTGGGCAAAATACAGGCAAAAGGACCCAAAAGCTGCCGAGTCATTATGA
- a CDS encoding 2-hydroxyacid dehydrogenase, with product MKILLTRKLHDFAIKELRRKYDVEIHTGSIPIPKKLLISKIRDKDGLVCYPYDSIDSDVINSGTKLKAISTYSVGYDHIDTKTAARRGIIIGYTPEVLTRATADLTMALMLSLFRRIPEGDKLIRDDKWRAIFGPYEFLGTDLYKKTLGIFGMGRIGKAVAKRASGFEMDITYHNRTRLTKKEEEKLGVRYVSLDNMFRTSDVISIHAPHTTHTHEIVNLKLFSKMKKTAFLINTSRGKIINEKDLVIALKRKMFAGAGLDVFQKEPIDSKNPLTEMDNVILTPHSGSATTETRKKMAEIAIKNLILGLSGRKPIYQVKI from the coding sequence TTGAAGATTCTGCTTACACGAAAACTTCATGATTTTGCCATAAAGGAGCTAAGAAGAAAGTATGATGTAGAAATCCATACAGGAAGCATCCCAATTCCAAAAAAACTGCTAATATCAAAAATCAGGGACAAGGACGGTCTTGTTTGCTATCCTTATGACTCGATAGACTCAGATGTGATCAATTCAGGAACCAAACTCAAAGCAATTTCCACATACAGTGTGGGTTATGACCACATAGATACCAAGACTGCTGCAAGAAGAGGCATAATCATAGGATATACTCCAGAGGTATTGACCAGAGCCACAGCAGATCTTACTATGGCTTTGATGCTATCTCTTTTTAGAAGAATACCAGAAGGGGACAAACTTATTCGAGACGATAAATGGAGAGCAATTTTTGGTCCATACGAGTTTCTTGGAACCGATTTATACAAGAAAACTTTGGGCATTTTTGGAATGGGAAGAATAGGCAAGGCAGTGGCAAAAAGAGCTTCTGGGTTTGAAATGGACATAACATATCATAACAGAACTAGATTGACAAAAAAAGAAGAAGAAAAACTTGGAGTAAGATATGTATCATTAGATAACATGTTTAGAACCAGTGATGTCATTAGCATACACGCACCGCATACCACACATACACATGAAATTGTGAATTTAAAATTATTTAGCAAAATGAAAAAGACTGCATTTTTGATCAATACATCACGCGGAAAAATAATAAATGAAAAAGATCTTGTCATTGCATTAAAGAGAAAAATGTTTGCAGGAGCCGGTCTTGATGTATTTCAAAAGGAACCAATTGATTCTAAAAATCCCCTCACAGAGATGGATAATGTCATATTAACACCTCATAGTGGAAGTGCTACCACAGAGACAAGAAAAAAAATGGCTGAAATTGCAATCAAGAATTTGATACTTGGACTATCAGGTAGAAAACCAATCTACCAAGTCAAAATATAA
- a CDS encoding 2-oxoacid:ferredoxin oxidoreductase subunit alpha, with the protein MSSIDLTWVIGGPQGGGVETAANIFAGACAGCGLKIFGKREYYSNIKGEHSYFGVRVSDKTIRSNVSGITMLVGYDAETLFRHANEVFDDGAIVYESNLVAMQVDEVPTLDAQFKARLKKYLASKNKPFTIQGLLDESKERGITLYPVSFKEILANLSDETKNPKIRGMFRMQNVLAVSVSIGLLGLPPETLLKSVGSIFSRKADIAEMNKIAANYAYNLATVKYSKFRYQLSQIPKEDHTMLVQGFQSTSLGKIACGCRFQSYYPITPASDESVFLESNEIFEVENNRPGSTLVVQTEDEISAIGMVIGSALTGTRSSTSTSGPGFSLMAEALGWAGINEVPIVVTLYQRSGPSTGLPTRHGQDDLQFAIHAGHGDFPRIVYASGDTEEGFYDTAKCFNFADVYQIPVIHMMDKFIASTVSTVKRFDSTKITIERGKLLEKIGEPGYQRFTPSPDGISPRSRLGLENGIFWNTGDESDEVGHISEDPENRIYKMDKRAHKLEVALEKIPKEDQATNYGISDFCILSWGSTKGPILDALDMLKKEGLDVGFIQIKMLHPFPTQYVQSLLSGVKTIIDIEANQSGQMGSLINEYLNRKVDYYILKYTGRPITCNEVFDSIKKIIENKAEKKQVLTYGV; encoded by the coding sequence ATGTCTTCTATTGATCTAACCTGGGTTATTGGTGGTCCTCAAGGTGGTGGTGTCGAAACCGCTGCAAATATCTTTGCTGGTGCATGCGCTGGTTGTGGCCTCAAAATATTTGGGAAAAGAGAATATTATTCCAATATAAAAGGCGAGCATAGTTACTTTGGAGTCCGAGTCTCTGACAAAACAATCCGATCAAATGTGAGTGGAATTACAATGCTTGTAGGTTATGATGCTGAGACACTATTCAGGCATGCCAATGAAGTGTTCGATGATGGTGCCATAGTGTACGAATCTAACTTGGTTGCAATGCAGGTTGATGAGGTTCCTACTCTTGATGCACAATTCAAGGCACGTCTAAAAAAATACCTTGCATCCAAAAACAAACCATTTACTATTCAGGGATTGCTTGACGAGTCCAAGGAAAGAGGAATCACTCTATATCCTGTATCTTTCAAAGAAATCTTGGCTAATCTTTCCGATGAAACCAAAAACCCCAAGATACGCGGCATGTTTCGCATGCAGAATGTTCTTGCTGTCTCTGTATCAATTGGACTGTTGGGACTACCGCCGGAAACATTATTGAAATCAGTAGGCTCGATATTTTCAAGAAAAGCCGATATTGCAGAGATGAATAAAATTGCGGCAAACTATGCTTATAATCTTGCCACTGTAAAATATTCCAAATTCCGGTATCAGTTATCACAAATTCCAAAAGAGGATCATACTATGCTGGTTCAAGGTTTTCAATCAACAAGTCTTGGAAAAATAGCATGTGGTTGTAGATTCCAATCATATTATCCAATCACACCTGCATCAGACGAAAGCGTATTTTTGGAATCAAATGAAATTTTTGAGGTAGAAAACAATCGACCTGGATCTACATTGGTTGTACAAACAGAAGATGAAATTTCTGCAATTGGCATGGTTATTGGCTCTGCCCTGACTGGGACTAGATCTTCTACAAGTACCTCTGGACCTGGCTTTTCTCTCATGGCAGAAGCTCTTGGCTGGGCTGGGATAAATGAAGTCCCAATAGTTGTAACTTTATACCAACGAAGTGGTCCTTCAACGGGTCTTCCTACACGACATGGACAAGATGATCTACAATTTGCAATACATGCTGGGCATGGTGACTTTCCAAGAATTGTCTATGCCTCCGGGGATACTGAAGAGGGGTTTTATGATACTGCAAAATGTTTCAACTTTGCCGATGTTTATCAAATTCCAGTAATTCACATGATGGACAAATTTATTGCAAGCACGGTTTCAACCGTGAAGAGATTTGATTCTACAAAAATAACAATAGAACGCGGAAAACTATTGGAAAAAATTGGAGAACCTGGATATCAACGATTTACACCATCTCCAGACGGGATATCGCCAAGATCAAGACTAGGGCTTGAAAATGGCATATTCTGGAATACTGGAGACGAGAGTGATGAAGTCGGGCATATATCCGAAGACCCTGAAAATCGTATCTACAAGATGGATAAACGTGCTCACAAACTCGAGGTTGCATTGGAAAAAATACCTAAAGAAGATCAGGCTACAAATTATGGCATATCGGACTTTTGCATTCTCAGCTGGGGGTCTACAAAGGGTCCAATCTTGGATGCTCTTGATATGCTTAAAAAAGAAGGGCTTGATGTTGGCTTTATTCAGATTAAAATGCTACACCCATTTCCGACCCAGTATGTTCAATCATTACTTTCTGGAGTCAAGACAATAATTGATATCGAAGCAAATCAATCCGGGCAAATGGGTTCGTTGATTAATGAATATTTAAACAGAAAAGTTGACTATTACATATTAAAATACACAGGAAGACCGATTACTTGTAATGAAGTTTTTGATTCCATCAAAAAGATTATTGAGAACAAGGCAGAGAAAAAACAGGTGTTAACATATGGTGTCTAA
- a CDS encoding 2-oxoacid:ferredoxin oxidoreductase subunit beta, with the protein MVSNVADYKTEVHNDWCPGCGDFGIVNAIQMALAEMEIPRHKAAVFSGVGCSGKTSHYLNTYGVHTLHGRVLPFSQGAKLANPEMTVVAVGGDGDGLGIGAGHFVAAGRRNVDMTYIIFNNGVYGLTKGQASPTLKLGLKTKSLPEPNVNQSVNPIALAIASGYTFVARGYAYDVRQLKDLIIAAVKHRGLSFLDVLQPCPTYNDINTRDWFSGMDNIDEMTNKPRPRIYKLEDTGYDAFVHIDSPDEENEKLTQALIKSNEWDSKIPTGIFYKNEIIAPYDERMSERIPNYLENPPAYQEISHAGKSLTDISKMLDTLEI; encoded by the coding sequence ATGGTGTCTAATGTAGCTGATTACAAAACCGAAGTCCACAATGACTGGTGTCCTGGTTGTGGGGATTTTGGGATAGTAAATGCAATTCAAATGGCTCTTGCAGAAATGGAAATCCCACGACACAAAGCTGCAGTATTTTCTGGTGTAGGATGCTCTGGCAAGACATCTCATTACCTTAACACTTATGGTGTCCATACTTTACATGGCAGAGTATTACCATTTTCACAAGGCGCAAAGCTTGCAAATCCTGAGATGACGGTAGTTGCGGTAGGTGGAGATGGAGATGGGTTGGGAATTGGTGCAGGACATTTTGTTGCAGCCGGTAGAAGAAATGTGGATATGACATACATTATATTCAACAACGGAGTTTATGGTCTGACCAAGGGACAGGCATCACCTACACTCAAACTAGGATTGAAGACAAAGTCTCTCCCAGAGCCAAATGTTAACCAGTCAGTAAATCCAATCGCACTAGCAATTGCAAGTGGATACACATTTGTTGCAAGGGGATATGCATATGATGTCAGACAACTAAAGGATCTAATAATTGCGGCAGTAAAACATAGGGGACTCTCATTTCTTGATGTGTTACAACCCTGCCCAACTTACAATGATATCAATACCAGAGATTGGTTTTCAGGAATGGATAACATTGATGAGATGACTAACAAGCCTAGGCCAAGAATCTATAAACTTGAAGATACTGGCTATGATGCATTTGTTCATATTGATTCACCTGACGAAGAAAATGAAAAACTAACTCAAGCCTTGATAAAATCAAATGAATGGGATTCAAAAATTCCTACTGGCATATTCTACAAAAATGAAATAATTGCACCGTATGACGAGCGAATGTCAGAAAGGATTCCAAACTATCTTGAAAATCCTCCTGCATACCAAGAGATTTCACATGCAGGCAAGTCGCTGACTGATATATCTAAAATGCTGGATACACTAGAAATCTAG
- a CDS encoding S16 family serine protease has product MRPIKPSIIIISCMILIGTSTIWHFLQASAQEPAIPSWVKNTVKWWSQGQTTDSDFLQAIQYLIDNNILQVSSRPTQSNSVGNMSGVSGNQLAVKLDDLQTRYDTLETKYNLLVQQVRNLGDHSSNMNDNNATISAVAVSPVIQSDGFFETTTYQGAVLKITVDVRDGTGLVLVNTAIPTGVDFQTSAKTAVTVAHNITGIDLSKKDVIFSISTGNNQNLQAVDGGSAGGAMTVLLISDILGKSINSQVLMTGTIQADGTIGPIGAAAEKADAAGQFGAKIFLVPQGQGVMPVQTCNKTNEGPIIYQTCTTEEKPLSPAMESKYGMQVIEINTIQDALKYFNSS; this is encoded by the coding sequence ATGCGTCCCATAAAACCAAGCATAATCATAATATCATGTATGATTTTGATTGGAACGTCTACCATTTGGCATTTCCTCCAAGCATCTGCACAGGAACCCGCAATTCCAAGCTGGGTAAAAAACACTGTAAAGTGGTGGTCACAAGGTCAGACTACCGATTCAGATTTCTTGCAAGCCATACAATATTTGATCGACAACAACATACTTCAGGTTTCTAGTCGGCCTACCCAATCAAACTCTGTTGGCAACATGTCAGGAGTTTCAGGTAATCAACTTGCTGTAAAACTAGACGATTTACAAACTAGATATGATACGCTTGAAACAAAATACAATTTACTAGTTCAACAGGTAAGAAATCTTGGCGATCATTCATCAAATATGAATGATAACAATGCAACAATATCTGCTGTTGCAGTAAGCCCAGTGATTCAAAGTGATGGCTTTTTTGAGACTACGACATATCAGGGGGCAGTACTCAAAATTACAGTAGATGTCAGAGATGGTACAGGACTTGTTTTGGTAAATACAGCCATTCCAACAGGAGTGGATTTTCAGACCTCGGCAAAGACAGCAGTAACAGTAGCCCACAACATTACCGGAATTGATCTATCCAAGAAAGATGTTATTTTTTCAATCAGTACTGGAAATAATCAAAACCTACAGGCAGTGGATGGGGGCAGTGCAGGAGGTGCCATGACAGTTCTTCTCATCTCAGACATACTTGGCAAATCCATAAACAGCCAAGTATTGATGACAGGGACCATTCAAGCAGATGGAACAATAGGACCAATCGGTGCAGCTGCAGAAAAAGCAGATGCGGCAGGACAATTTGGTGCAAAGATCTTTCTAGTTCCGCAAGGACAAGGTGTAATGCCAGTTCAAACATGTAATAAGACAAACGAGGGCCCTATCATCTATCAAACATGTACTACAGAAGAAAAACCACTTTCTCCTGCAATGGAAAGTAAGTATGGAATGCAAGTAATTGAGATAAACACCATCCAAGATGCGTTAAAGTATTTCAATTCATCCTGA
- a CDS encoding IS200/IS605 family accessory protein TnpB-related protein, which produces MYKTNKLLSIKENTSHVISSFKRFDVRVKRHFQQRLGNRHSRRIQQHLHKISKDIIQRAKQSKSMIVLEDIKGIRKLYRKGNGQGNQYRRKLNSWSFYELQRQIKYKAEWEGIQVQFIDPKRTSQLCPVCGGKLQEEGFTDENCCAIIVRDQ; this is translated from the coding sequence ATGTACAAGACAAACAAGCTACTTTCAATAAAAGAAAATACATCTCATGTAATATCATCTTTCAAGAGGTTCGATGTAAGAGTAAAGAGACATTTTCAGCAACGACTTGGAAATAGGCATTCAAGACGCATACAGCAACATCTTCACAAGATATCAAAAGATATCATACAAAGAGCAAAACAATCCAAGTCAATGATTGTGCTGGAGGATATCAAAGGCATCAGAAAATTATACAGAAAGGGAAATGGTCAGGGAAATCAATATCGAAGAAAATTAAACTCATGGTCATTCTATGAACTGCAAAGACAGATAAAATATAAAGCAGAATGGGAAGGAATTCAAGTACAATTCATAGATCCTAAACGCACAAGCCAACTCTGTCCAGTATGCGGAGGCAAACTCCAAGAGGAAGGTTTCACAGACGAAAATTGTTGTGCAATAATTGTAAGAGATCAATGA
- a CDS encoding coenzyme F420-0:L-glutamate ligase, with the protein MSLTVLPIKSTLKKEPFHLFESIVEDLVDAGIVPQNGDVIVISSKYIANSQGRVLEYSKIIPSSSAKKIAKRFRMRPSIVETILRESDTIFGGIPGFVITSSDNIMAPNAGIDKSNTKSGTLVLYPNEPYLGAEHLKRKFLLKYNVHVGIIIADSRLMPGRIGTVGVAIACSGIEPTFDLRGEKDLYGNALKVTFQAVADDLASIANLKMGEGSDATPCVLIRNSDAIITDRSIRENEMAISYEQCVYVRGLGTRI; encoded by the coding sequence ATGTCACTTACAGTTTTGCCCATAAAATCCACATTGAAAAAAGAACCATTCCATTTGTTTGAAAGCATAGTAGAAGATCTAGTAGATGCTGGCATTGTTCCCCAAAATGGTGATGTTATTGTAATTTCAAGCAAGTATATTGCAAACTCACAGGGAAGAGTTTTGGAATATAGTAAGATAATACCTTCATCCAGTGCAAAAAAAATTGCCAAGAGATTCCGCATGAGACCAAGCATTGTAGAGACAATCCTGAGAGAATCAGATACAATATTTGGCGGAATTCCAGGATTTGTAATAACATCGTCAGATAATATCATGGCGCCAAATGCAGGAATAGACAAGTCCAATACAAAAAGTGGAACCCTGGTTTTATATCCAAATGAGCCATACCTTGGAGCAGAACATCTTAAAAGAAAATTTCTACTAAAGTATAATGTTCATGTTGGCATAATTATTGCCGATAGCAGGCTAATGCCTGGCAGAATTGGAACTGTTGGAGTTGCAATAGCATGTTCAGGCATAGAGCCCACGTTTGACCTCAGGGGAGAAAAAGACTTGTATGGAAATGCCCTCAAAGTCACTTTCCAGGCGGTTGCAGACGATCTTGCATCAATTGCAAATCTAAAGATGGGAGAGGGCTCAGACGCAACTCCATGTGTACTGATTAGGAATTCAGATGCGATAATTACTGACAGGAGTATAAGAGAGAATGAGATGGCAATTTCGTATGAACAGTGTGTCTATGTTCGTGGACTAGGAACAAGAATTTAA